GATAATTCTTGCTTATTGTGCAGATTGCGCAAATTAGGCGTGTTTGGGGATGAGATGTTCAGTACTATATAATTGCTTTTTCCATATACCATCTTTATTAAATCAACATAATCACTAATTTGGTCTTTCGATGCGCTATTTTTTCCTATATTTATGCCAAAAATGCAGTCATCAAGCTTGGGTTTATCTATTTGTTTAAGAAAATAGTCTATTCCTTTATTGTTAAATCCCAATCTGTTAATTATCCCTTGATCCTCAACTAACCGAAAAATTCTTGGTTTTTTGTTTCCATATTGTGGATTACGAGTTACAGTACCAGTTTCAATAAATCCAAAACCAAATGAAAGCATAGGCCTTATAACTTCTGCATTTTTGTCAAAACCTGCAGCCAGGCCCACGGGGCTTCTGAGCTTATTACCAAAAAAATTCACACTCAAAGATTCTGGTAGCTCTATAGGATTCTTATAAGGTATTTTCTTTAATGCCATAATTGCCAAAGAGTGAGCAACTTCAGGCGGTAGTAAAAATAGTAAATTACGTTTGTAAAACATTTTGCTTATTTTTAGTTTATTTTTTACCATGTAACGCTATAAACCCCAGTTATG
The nucleotide sequence above comes from Wolbachia endosymbiont of Oedothorax gibbosus. Encoded proteins:
- a CDS encoding quinone-dependent dihydroorotate dehydrogenase, with translation MVKNKLKISKMFYKRNLLFLLPPEVAHSLAIMALKKIPYKNPIELPESLSVNFFGNKLRSPVGLAAGFDKNAEVIRPMLSFGFGFIETGTVTRNPQYGNKKPRIFRLVEDQGIINRLGFNNKGIDYFLKQIDKPKLDDCIFGINIGKNSASKDQISDYVDLIKMVYGKSNYIVLNISSPNTPNLRNLHNKQELSELLKAIRRSIDNSKSIPIILKISPDIDQQTKENIAELALEYKIDGLTVSNTTVSRDNLHSHHNESGGLSGKPLFKLSTELLGDMYKFTKGKILLIGCGGISSGDDAYKKIKAGASLVQLYTALIYHGPQVVNKINLELAELIRRDGFSNISEVVGCIH